A stretch of Miscanthus floridulus cultivar M001 chromosome 13, ASM1932011v1, whole genome shotgun sequence DNA encodes these proteins:
- the LOC136501805 gene encoding protein CYSTEINE-RICH TRANSMEMBRANE MODULE 6-like, translating into MDIHHHHPMACTHLRRRGLTPHPPPPPQHPPPGYQGYFNDQQRPYYPPPPPHGEYQQQQHHNHGSQGSSRSSGFLKGCLAALCCCCLLEECCGCF; encoded by the exons ATggacatccaccaccaccaccccatgGCGTGTACCCACCTCCGCCGCAGGGGCCTTacaccccaccccccacccccacctCAGCACCCTCCACCGGGGTACCAGGGCTACTTCAACGACCAGCAACGCCCTTActacccgccgccgccaccgcatgGAGagtatcagcagcagcagcaccacaaCCATGGAAGCCAGGGTAGCTCTAGGTCCTCTGGGTTCCTCAAAGGATG TTTGGCTGCTCTCTGCTGTTGCTGCCTGCTGGAGGAATGCTGCGGCTGCTTCTGA